The Panicum hallii strain FIL2 chromosome 9, PHallii_v3.1, whole genome shotgun sequence genome has a window encoding:
- the LOC112875464 gene encoding ATP-dependent 6-phosphofructokinase 5, chloroplastic-like translates to MALAPPMDYAGSVSSGQKHLGCFRVHTSSRLQCVDYDKKSRTKQLVVRAIFVDRPQLDFSNPNWKEQFQEDFGKRFSLPHLRDVIDVEPRPTTFSLKSRTPLENVNGSMQESWNGYVNDDDRALLKVIKFASPTSAGADCIDPDCSWVEQWVHRAGPRKQIYFEPQYVKAGIVTCGGLCPGLNDVIRQIVLTLEKYGVKNIVGIQHGFRGFFEHHLSEVPLSRHVVQNINLAGGSFLGVSRGGANISDIVDSIQARRLDMLFVLGGNGTHAGANAIHEECRKRKLQVSIVCVPKTIDNDILLMDKTFGFDTAVEAAQRAINSAYIEAHSAFHGIGLVKLMGRSSGFITMHASLSSGQVDICLIPEVPFVLDGPNGVLRHLEHLIETKGFALVCVAEGAGQEYLQKSNATDASGNMVLGDIGVHLQQKIKYHFKDIGVHSDVKYIDPTYMLRAVRANASDAILCTVLGQNAVHGAFAGFSGITTGVCNTHNVYLPIPEVIKSTRFVDPNSRMWHRCLTSTGQPDFH, encoded by the exons ATGGCTCTAGCACCGCCGATGGATTATGCTGGTTCAGTCAGTTCAGGCCAGAAGCACCTGGGCTGTTTCCGAGTGCACACCAGCAGTAGGTTGCAATGTGTGGATTATGACAAGAAATCAAGAACAAAACAGTTGGTAGTTAGAGCCATATTTGTGGATCGCCCACAACTAGATTTCTCGAATCCAAACTGGAAGGAGCAGTTTCAAGAGGACTTTGGTAAGCGTTTCAGCTTGCCACATTTGAGAGATGTGATTGATGTGGAACCGAGGCCAACAACTTTTTCTCTGAAGAGCAG GACTCCTCTTGAGAATGTGAACGGTTCTATGCAAGAATCATGGAATGGCTATGTGAATGATGATGACAGAGCACTTTTGAAG GTTATTAAGTTTGCCTCACCAACATCTGCTGGAGCTGATTGCATTGACCCTGATTGTAGTTGGGTTGAACAATG GGTGCACCGTGCTGGTCCACGTAAACAAATATATTTCGAGCCTCAATATGTAAAGGCTGGGATTGTAACATGTGGTGGGCTCTGCCCTGGTCTCAATGATGTCATCCGGCAG ATTGTGCTTACACTTGAAAAATATGGGGTGAAAAACATTGTTGGGATACAGCATGGGTTCCGTGGATTTTTTGAGCATCACTTATCAGAAGTGCCA CTTTCTAGGCATGTAGTCCAAAATATCAATCTTGCTGGTGGTAGCTTCTTAGGAGTTTCTCGTGGTGGTGCAAACATTTCAGACATTGTTGACAGTATTCAG GCGAGGAGGCTTGACATGCTCTTTGTACTAGGTGGAAACGGAACTCATGCTGGAGCTAATGCTATACATGAAGAG TGCCGCAAGAGAAAGCTGCAAGTGTCAATTGTTTGTGTCCCCAAAACGATTGACAATGACATATTACTAATGGACAAGACCTTTGGATTTGATACTGCAGTGGAAGCAGCACAAAGAGCTATCAACTCTGCATATATTGAG GCACATTCTGCATTTCATGGCATCGGACTGGTCAAGCTGATGGGGAGAAGCAGTGGCTTCATCACAATGCATGCCTCTCTGTCCAGTGGACAAGTAGATATCTGCCTGATACCTGAG GTACCATTCGTTCTTGATGGGCCGAATGGAGTTCTTCGACATCTTGAGCACTTGATAGAGACCAAGGGATTTGCTTTGGTTTGTGTTGCTGAAGGAGCAGGACAG GAATATTTGCAGAAGTCAAATGCAACTGATGCATCAGGCAACATGGTTCTTGGTGACATCGGTGTCCACCTTCAGCAGAAG ATCAAATATCATTTCAAGGATATAGGAGTCCATTCTGATGTCAAGTATATCGATCCCACGTACATGCTCCGCGCAGTGCGTGCCAATGCATCTGATGCCATCCTGTGCACCGTACTGGGTCAGAACGCT GTACATGGCGCCTTTGCAGGTTTTAGTGGCATCACAACCGGGGTGTGCAACACACACAATGTGTACTTACCGATACCAGAAGTCATCAAGTCCACAAGATTTGTCGATCCAAACAGCCGGATGTGGCATCGGTGCCTGACGTCAACCGGGCAACCGGACTTCCATTGA